The nucleotide window cggcccacctggtgctcgttctcgggccgggcgggcTAAGGGGcagcgggggaagtggaggccggctggggggtggggatcggggaagccgccgaccggaggagaaggcaaacttgagaaagaaagggctaaggggcaggggtctttcattcccccatttctcttgtaACTGAATGGAATCTTTCATTCAGAGGTCTCTGGATACTCTGGATCTATTTGCTTTAGCTGGTGGTATTGCTGAGTTAAGACTAAGGCCTGTACAACAGATAGTCGTTCTCTGATGAATTGAGTCATTTTGTTCAGAATGCAGGGACCAAATATGAGGATCAAAAATAGAATAACCAGAGGTCCCATGAGCGTGGATATGAGGGTAGTCAACCAGGGGGACTTAGCGAACCATCCTTCGAACCATCCTTGTTGAGACTCAAATAGCTGTTGCCTCTGTTTTAGCCTCTCCCTAAGTTTGGCCATGCTGTCCCTAACTATTCCTGTATGATCTGCATAAAAACAGCATTCTTCCTTGAGGGCAGCGCATAGTCCTCCTTCCTGTAGAAATAACAAATCTAACCCTCGTCTGTTCTGCAGGACTACCTCAGAGAGTGATGTCAAGGATTTCTCAAGTGCACTTACTGACTCTTCTAGGGCCTGGATATCAGTATGCATGGCTTGCTGTAGAAGTTTGAAATGACTAGTTTCCTGTAAGGCAACCGTACCGGTCCCTATGCCAGCTGCTATACCTCCCATAGTTATTCCCCCTAATAATAGGGCCACGGTTAAGGACattggctccctctgatatcggGTTGACTTTTCTAGTACCCTATAAATATATTCAGGTTGGTGATACGTGACTCTGGGCCAAAGTTctgtcaatatacaaaagtcaatAGTGGCATTGAGAACGGTAGTAGAGACGCAGGGGGTCAAACCAGTACTGCAAGCCCAATAAGTTCCATAGGGGGCAACAAGGTATCGGCTGTCCTGAGATAATGGCTCTGTTTGGTTACATAACTCTTGATATGAGGGAGGAACCCTGCCTATGCATAGCCCCTTTCCTGAGACCTCAGACAATGTGAGCTTGTGCTGCATAGCAGTTCCACAATTGGTAGGCTCTGAGGTTTGGTTAGAGTATTTACCCAATACTGCTATGCCTTCATAATATGGGGGCTGGGAAACTAGGCATAGCCAGCATTCCTGAGTCTTGCTGGGGTCTGAGAAATTGAGGGCCAAGTAAGCCCCTTGTACTAGTTCAAATAATCTGTCCCCTGTCCCTGGATATGGGGAGGTGGGGATGTGAACTGGAGTAGTAGTTTTGGATGAGGGCGTTGGCGAGGATGGGAGATGGGGTAGAGGCCTATGGGGCCGAAGCCTATGAGGCTTGGTGGGAGGTTTCTGGTCTGTCAGAACTGGGTTTGGGCCCATGGTTTTGGTGATAGTTTCTATTTTGAGTCGAATTTTGAAGATGGCCCCCCGGTCTGGTCCTGACAGGTACCAGCGAAGGCCCCAAACATATCCCTTCTGCCATTCTGTTGCTTTCTTACCCTTATCCGTAAAGGAAATGAGGAGAGGCATAGAGGTGGTACCGGTGGAGCCCTTTTGCCATCCTCTGGTTACCTGAATCTTGTCCCATGAGGATGAAGGCTTCCAGTAAGCATCCCCTGTTGTTTCACATCCCCAAGCGGCACAGAAAAATTGTCCATGACCCCCACAAGTCTGAGTCTGCTTCCAGGCCCGTCCGTCTCTAGGGCAGACATAAAAGTCCTTGTCCGACAGTTGGTCTTTGGCCCATTGACTGCTGCATCCAGGAGTGGTTTCTCTCGAACTTTGGAGTGACCTGTGCATTCGTGGCAAACTGTTGCCATTGCTGCAAGCCTTAGGGTAACAATGTGAAATGTCCCAGGTATCTAGACCAGCGACCAAGTCACAGAAATCGGGTGTCAATGTAGGCCACCATACACCGAGGGCATGGTTTTTGGTGGTCTCATAAATGACCTCCCCTGTCTGGGAAAGAACCTGCCAAGTTAACGCATGAATGGTATGGGGGCTGGTTGCTACATGGGGAGTAAACAGGCAAACAATCAATAGGAGGGTGTACGAGAGAGTCTTATCTTTAAAGGATTTTGAGTGCGGTGTACGGTCCATTCTGATGCAGTGGCTGAATCGGTGGGTCGGGCTGGTTTTACATGAGAAGCATGTATCCAAGCTGCAATGCCGTCTACTTTGAGTGCGGTGGGGGTGGTAAGCAAAACGATGTAGGGTCCCTTCCAGCGGGGTTCGAGGTTCTTGGTCTGGTGACGCCGGACCCAGACTGTGTCCCCGATCTGGTAGGAATGGGGAATGGCAGGATGGTCCCTCTGGTCTTTATAAGCTTGAGCAAGGGGTTTCCAGACCTCCCGTTGTACTAGTTGGAGGGCCTGTAAATGAGCTTGGAGAGAAGGGGAGTTAGCAAAATCTAAGACATCTTGATCAAGAAAGTTAATGATAGGAGTAGGTACTCCATGCAGTATCTCAAAGGGTGTGAGCCCATGTCGTCCAGGGGTATTACGAGCGCGGTAGAGTGCTAGGGGGAGTAGGAGGACCCAGTCTCTCGTGCCAGTTGCAAGCGACAATTTTGTTAAAGTCTCCTTGATTGTTCTATTCATCCTTTCTACCTGTCCTGAACTTTGGGGTCTATAAGTACAATGTAATTTCCAATCAATCCCCAACAAGGTGGCCACTGACTGACTTACCTGGGAGACGAAGGCGGGCCCATTGTCTGTTCCCAGTACCTGAGGCATCCCATAATGGGGAAAGATTTCTTCAAGCAATTTCTTAGTAACGATCTTGGCTGTTTCATGTTTAGTAGGGAAGGCTTCAACCCATCCTGAAAAGGTGTCTACAAAAACTAATAGATACTTGTATCCATATTTACCTGGTTTAATCTCAGTGAAATCTATCTCCCAATGTGTTCCGGGCCGGTAGCCTCTGACCCGGTTCCCGGGAGGAAGCTTCAGTCTGGATGTATTGACTCGGGTGCACGCATCACATTGCTCAGTTACCTGTTTTAGAATATCATTCTTCCCCAAAAGGAAATTGAATTCCTCTTCTCGTTCGAGGAGCTCCCGCATCTTCTTGGAGCTCAGATGTGTCATCTTATGTAAAAATGTCACTAGGTACTTGGTTACCCGGTAGGGGATGACAGTCTTTCCTTCATAAGTCCAATCCCCGTTTGGTTCCTTGGTGGCTCCCAATTTCTCTAGGGTTTGGATGTCTCTTTGTTCATAGTCCCATGAGGGGGAGGGATGGTCGTTGGTGGGCTCTAGAGCCAGGAGGTTAGTGGTGTCTGTGGTCAGGGCCGCCTCTCGGGCAGCCAAGTCTGCCCTTCGATTGCTCCTTGCTTCAAAAGAATCCCCTTTTTGGTGTCTGGGGCAATGTATGATACTTAAGGCGGCGGGCAGATGAAGAGCCCTTAAGAGAGCGAGGATTTCctccttatttttaatgtctttcccTTCCGAGGTAAGCAGCCCCCTCTGTCTGTAAATTTCTCCATGTATATGGGCAGTGGCGAAGGCATAACGACTGTCTGTATACACGGTGAGCCTCTTACCTTCTGCCAACTTTAGAGCCTGCGTGAGTGCTATGAGTTCTGCCCTCTGTGCGGAAGTTCGAGGGGGGAGTGCCTGGGCCCAGACGACCTGATTCTCTGTGGTGACTGCCGCACCCGCCCTTCATTCTCCTTGATGCAAAAAGCTGCTTCCATCCGTGAACCAGATGTGGTCCGGGCTGGGTAGAGGCTGGTCAGTCAGGTCGGATCTCGCCCCATGGGCCTCGGCCAGTACCTGTAAGCAATCATGAGCCTcgggctccccagggagggggagcaGGGTGGCTGGGTTCAGAGTCACCAAAGGCCCGAAGTGGACCCGGTCTTTGTCCAACAGCATAGTCTGGTAATGAGTCATTCGGGCATTAGTAAGCCATCTATCTGGAGGCTGTCTGATGACTTCCTCAACTGCATGAGGGGCATGTATGGTCAAAGGCTGCCCCAAGGTTAGCTTGTGAGAATCTTTTACCAGCAGGGCTATAGCGGCAATCATTCGAAGGCAGGGTGGCCATCCCGATGCCACAGGATCCAATTTCTTGGAGAGGTATGCAGTGGGCCTTCTCCAAGGCCCCAGTTTTTGGGTGAGGACTCCCTTAGCATAGCCCTCTTTCTCATCTATAAAGAGTTCAAATGGCTTAGCTAAGTCCGGTAGACCCAGGGCTGGTGATTCAAGGAGAGCCTTTTTGATGTCGGTGAAGGCTTTCTTTTGGGGCTCTTCCCATTTAAAAGCAACCCCTGGCCGAGTGAGGGGGTAGAGGGGAGCCGCCATTTCGGCAAACCCGGGGATCCATAGGCGGCAGAAGCCTGCCGTTCCCAAGAACTCTCTCAGTTGGCAGGGATTTTGTGGGGTGGGAATGTCTAAGATGGCTCGCATACGGGCTTCCGTTAGCCATCGACGTCCATCCtttatcttatatcctaaataggtCACCTGTTTCTGACATATCTGGGCCTTCTTGGCGGATGCCCGGTACCCTAGGCTCCCAAGAGTCTGGAGGAGGGCTTGAGTGCCTTCTTTGCATTCCCCTTTGGTTTTGGCTGCCAGGAGAATGTCATCTACATATTGTAAGAGGATTAGAGCGGGATACCGAACCCGGAATTCTGCCAGGTCCTGATGTAAAGCTTCATCAAAAAGGGTAGGGCTGTTCTTAAACCCTTGAGGTAGCCTAGTCCAAGTCAGCTGCCCAGAGATTCCAAGGGCCGCGTCCTGCCATTCAAAGGCAAATATAGGCTGGCTGGTGGgatgcaggcagaggcagaagaaaggtCTTTAAGATCTAAGACTGTGTACCAGGTATAGTTAGGTGGCAATCCACTCAGCAAATTGTAAGGGTTGGGGACAGTAGGGTGTATGTCCTCTATCCTTTTATTGACTTCTCTCAGATCCTGCACTGGCCTGTAGTCATTAGTTCCCGGCTTCCTAACAGGTAACAAGGGTGTATTCCAAGGAGATTTACAGGGCACCAGAATCCCTTGTTCAAGTAACCTTTTAATATGTGGCCGAATTCCTTCGCGGGCTTCTTTAGGCATTGGATACTGTCTGACGGATGCAGGAAGGATGGCAGCTTTTAAGGTTACTATAATTGGGGCCTGGTTAATGGCAAGGCCcattcctcctgtttcagccCAGGCTTGGGGAAATTCCGCAAGCCAGTGGTCAAGGGTTTCCTGATTGCTCGAGTTAGTCCTCTTTTCATAGAGTCTATATTCATCTTCTATGGACATTGTCAAGATGGTAAGGGGAATTCCCTCTGGCCCTGTGACTTTGACTTCTGACCTCTCAAAGTGTATTTGAACTTTTAATTTGGTCAATAGGTCCCATCCTAGTAAGGGGTAGGGGCAATCTGGCACATGGAGGAAAGAATGCATAACCTTACCGGTCGCGAGCTGGAGCTGCCGATTTGTAGTCCAATGGTACTGCTTTCCGCCTGTATCTCCCTGTACCCATGCAGTCCGGTGACTCAGGGGTCCAGGTGACCGATTCAGAACGGAATGTTGTGCCCCTGTATCGACTAGGAAGGTGACCGGATGCCCCCCGACTTGCAGTGTTATCCTGGGCTcaggggggggggctcctggcCCTGACTCCTCTAATCTTCTAGGTTCAGGAGGTCAGAAGCCCTTGGCCGTGGAAGCTTGGCCCGGGGGTTCTTAGGGCATTCTCTTGCCCAATGTCCTTTTTCTTTGCAGTAAGCACATTGGTCCCTGTCCAGGTGGGGCCCCCTTCTGTCATccctctgtctattctgtctctggcCTGTCACTACTGTGGCCAATAGCCTGCTCATTTCTTTATTCCACTTACGGTCTCTCGCAACCtctttttcctctgcttcctgtcttagtctttcctctctctcctgggtTTCCTTCCTCCAGcgttcttctctttctgtctgtgtttccctCTTATTAAAAATACGTTCTGCTTCCTTCAACAAATCTTGGAGTGTATATCCCTGTAAATTTTCTAGCCTTTGAAGCTTGTTTCTTATGTCCGGGGCTGATTGCCAAATAAAGGACATAGAAACGTTGGTGGCCTGACCTGGATCTTCCGGATTATAGGGAGTATACATCCTGTACGCTTCTTTTAATCTTTCTAGAAAAGCAGCAGGTGATTCCTCCACACCCTGTATTATCTGCTTCACCTGGGCCAAATTAGTGGGTCGGCGTCCTGCCCCCCGGAGACCCGCTACAAGCAACTGGCGATAGAGACGCAGATGGGTCCTACCTGCTTCGGTGGTAAAATCCCATTCAGGTCTTTCAAGAGGGCAAGCCGCATCAATTTCATTGGGCAGCTGGGTGGGCTGCTCCTGGGACATTCTTTCGTGCTTCTAGTAGCACACGCTGTTTCTCCTCCGAGGTTAAGAGGACCTGCAACAGCTGCTGACAATCATCCCAGGTGGGTTGGTGAGTCGTGAGGACCGACTCTATGAGAGATGTCAGCCTCACGGGGTCTGCAGAAAAAgaaggattattatttttccagttATAGAGGTCCGATGCTGAGAATGGCCAATACTGAGGTTGGCCGTTCAGTCCAGTTCGGAGGGGCAAAGTGGTTGAATCTGGAACGGGCTGCTCCCTGCGACCTCTTAATCGATAAGCCATTGGTGAAGGGTCAGGGGCCGCTTCTGCCAAGGCGGCGGAGTCCGCTTCTGCCTCTGGTGGGGGCGGCGGTGGCGGATATGGCGGGGAATCCTCAGTTAATAGATCAACCAACAGGTCTTCTCCCGGGGGGAGTACCTTAGGTGTCTTCTTTTCTTTAGCCTTAGTGTCTTTCACCGAGGTAGGGTAAAGGTTGGAATGGGAAGGGGGGTTGGGAGGAATAGGTGTCAAAGGAGTGGGAGCCACCTGAATGGACACAAGCTACACGGGAAGTCAGTGCGCATCATACTGTCGAAGCATCAGAGTGTGCAGCTGCCTCGGGAGGGACAGGAGGACCAGGGCCTCACCAAGGACTATGGTAGCTCACCACTGCACTGCTTCAAGAAGCAGGGCTCCAAGAACTTCCAGAATATCTTCCCGCCCTCACCTACTCTCCACCTCTCCAATATCCCGCCCTCTGTGTCAGAAGACGACCTCAAGAACCTCTTCTCCAGCAACGGTAGTGTGGTCAAAGGCTTCAAGTTCTTCCAGAAGGACCGAAAGATGGCCCTGATCCAGATGGGCTCTGTGGAGGAGGCCGTGCAGGTGCTAATTGAACTGCACAACCATGACCTGGGCGAGAACCAACACCTGCGTGTGTCCTTCTCCAAGTCCACCATCTAGATGCCTGTGGGCCTGCAACAGCTTCCACCATTCCAGAAAAACCACTTTAAAAGCAGCTGAAGTGACCTTACAGaccagagattttatttttttaaagagatcagtttacctgtttttaaaaaaattaaatctagtCCACCTTGCCATGGCAGGAAATGGCTTGGGCCACAGAGGTCCAGTCAGGCCAGGCACCATGCCTTGAGGGGCTCAGGCATAATAAGGCCACAGCGGTGCCCCGAACACAGCCGCTTTCTCGGGCCTTACAAACCAGCCCAACTTGCGGCTGTGCACTTAGCCTCTTAGGCCACCAGTCTTGTCTCTAGACCTGCAGGAGAGACATTGGCCTGCACCACAGGCTCCCTATGCTGTGCAGGAACTGGGGCCACTGCCCCCACCCTTATAATCAAGTGACATGATTCTCCCATGTCCCTGGCCAGCCTCGGGGCCCAGGCCATCCTCAGCTGCCCAGCCTCATGTGACCTTTGTATTCTATTCTGTGTGGTCACAGACACCCATGCCTAGCAATATTTCCACTTGACCAAATACCTGAATCTTCCCCCATTTATATGCAAGAGATATAGTTTTAAGTAACTTTTTATAGCAGTGATACAATGGTATTGTGTACTCTCAGCTTCTATGTCCCTGTGCTTGTCCCCTCTTCGCGGTGACCAACTTGCAGGTGGGACCCAGGCCAGTGCTGCCTCTGCCTAGATAAAAACAGCTCTGAGACCAGTGGGTTCCTACCTTCAAATTTTGGACcaaagttttgttttctgccGGCCTCTGACTAGGCCCAGGTGAGGGGCTGACCTCTAGGCCTTAATGCCCCTCCCAAATGCCCATATCATGCCTAGCCTGTCTGTGGGAGGGGCTCCCTGGACCTTGCTTCTGTGAAGGAGTGGCAAGAGtgtaaatatttatgatttttatacTTGTGTGGAGCTGAGGCAGTGCAGCAGTTTTTTATGGTGACAGATGTATATTTTGGTAACAACTACAGGCTCAGTATTGTCCTGGGGCCAGCTCTGGCCACATTCCAACCAGTCCCAGATGGTGTTTTGGGGGAGTTTCCATTAAAGCAGTTTTCAAACCTGTGCCTTCCATGAGCCCTTTATTCTGAGCTATAGAGGTATCAGCCGGGCTGGGTCTGGACTCAATAAACAAACGCCTGTGTCttgcaaaaaggaaaagaaaagaaaagaggagagaaagttaagagataccataataaagggagccattaaaggtttaaagtgaaatctggatctagggaaatgtccagagatccataaGGATAATCCCAGCTGAGTATCTAAGCAACAatgaagagactaccttaaatgctcttcccctttaatgagattgatgactacgttaaatgccatcctagaatcttcacccagtagctgatggaagcagcagcagacacccacagctaaacactgagctgaactctgtgatctagttgcagagagggagaagtgatgagcataggggccCAGACTAacctggagaaactcacagaaacagctgacctgaacaagggggatgtCATTGACCCCAGAGTCCCTATATGTGGGTGTCGGCTACCactcctgggcagtctatgtggcctcttgttgaagatctgtatttatccctattataagaatgtttgggaacccattccacatagagggatactcaatAAGcatagacacatgagggagggcctaagccctgtcaaaaatgacttgacagatttggATGATCCcttattgaaggcctcaccctccttttggagtggatgggggatgggatgggtggtGGGTGTTtgtggcatgggaggatgggagagagagggaactgagatcgATATGTCAAATAAGactgtgtctaatttaaataacattcatgaaattaaataagaaataggAAAGATGGGGTGGTAAATACCTTAGCTAACAATTGTTGGTGCCAAAGCCCTGAAATAGTGGAGCTTCAGGGAAGGTTATGAACATTGTCCTGAACTATTCACAGTCTGACTTTGTACTGTCGTCCTCCCACCATACACCATTGACCATTTTTATCATGCATGACTTTGAAATCCTGAAATTCCTACCTCCATATTCTGAGTACCATGATTACAGTCCtctgacacc belongs to Cricetulus griseus strain 17A/GY unplaced genomic scaffold, alternate assembly CriGri-PICRH-1.0 unplaced_scaffold_1, whole genome shotgun sequence and includes:
- the LOC113838748 gene encoding polypyrimidine tract-binding protein 1-like → MGRGVGRNRCQRSGSHLNGHKLHGKSVRIILSKHQSVQLPREGQEDQGLTKDYGSSPLHCFKKQGSKNFQNIFPPSPTLHLSNIPPSVSEDDLKNLFSSNGSVVKGFKFFQKDRKMALIQMGSVEEAVQVLIELHNHDLGENQHLRVSFSKSTI